Proteins found in one Venturia canescens isolate UGA chromosome 8, ASM1945775v1, whole genome shotgun sequence genomic segment:
- the mael gene encoding protein maelstrom 2: protein MPKKPARNAFWFFMAEWKTKEERNGRSFPNGFRDVQACPRCNEAWRALTAEEKAPYVNKAKKAKANPEYGKQTNTGEFIDLVEKEEQNEYDFKLNMESHIRNIISEAKKYKQLQTLRFSFIHMNHYYMRKPDTGPVDYCPAEFAIGEFSIQNGLSRHYHEIIRTTLHLGYTREAMEVSEKTHMLNWDLPIGEGDWAIMYHKVKNFLEPLQENDKLPPIYASKKISHLLPSLFRRMADAVGQNPGKFVVYSLESLYGHILRAVSDHPESRVLSILAETQLEKEIYAYTPNIECDYHKTLDGKGQFCSLSVIRQWAFEFCDQSCKPLGVKMIPGVHCPASIEKKFKPNLYNASFQSAINDCNMGVLSATGVSQRHRISVSERSRDEDLRRRNNYERIEIIDHSLREPEKRPPSPEPAPIAAPIPQQPPRAPSTMSQALIGVHRVPPVFNGENFPAIGGRGFPRQQPMRRPEGPIWSHRGNKNSDSD, encoded by the exons atgccGAAGAAACCCGCAAGAAATGCTTTTTGGTTCTTTATGGCAGAGTGgaaaacaaaagaagaaaGGAATGGACGATCTTTTCCGAACGGATTTCGAGATGTGCAAGCTTGTCCCAGATGTAACGAAGCGTGGCGA GCTCTTACAGCTGAGGAAAAAGCTCCCTACGTGAACAaagcaaaaaaagcaaaagcaaATCCTGAATATGGCAAACAAACGAATACTGGAGAGTTTATCGACTTGGTTGAAAAAGAAGAGCAGAatgaatatgattttaaactAAATATGGAATCTCATATAAGGAATATCATCTCCGAAGCAAAGAAATACAAAC AGCTCCAGACTCTTCGGTTTTCTTTTATCCATATGAATCATTACTACATGAGAAAACCAGACACGGGTCCTGTTGACTACTGTCCAGCAGAATTTGCAATCGGAGAATTTTCCATTCAGAACGGCTTGAGTCGTCACTATCATGAGATTATTAGAACAACTCTTCATCTTGGCTATACTAGAGAAGCAATGGAAGTGAGTGAAAAGACTCACATGCTTAACTGGGATTTGCCAATCGGAGAGGGGGACTGGGCAATAATGTAtcacaaagtaaaaaattttctcgaacCTCTCCAAGAAAATGACAAACTTCCACCCATATATGcatcaaaaaaaatctctcatCTTCTGCCTTCGCTGTTTCGAAGAATGGCAGATGCTGTAG GTCAAAACCCAGGAAAGTTTGTTGTCTACAGTTTAGAGTCTCTTTACGGTCACATACTTCGTGCAGTGAGCGATCATCCAGAAAGCAGAGTTCTTTCGATTTTAGCTGAAACTCAGctggaaaaagaaatatacgCTTACACTCCGAACATCGAATGTGAC TACCATAAAACTCTGGATGGAAAAGGTCAATTCTGCAGCCTTTCCGTAATCCGACAATGGGCTTTCGAATTTTGCGACCAGTCCTGCAAACCGCTCGGTGTCAAAATGATTCCTGGAGTTCACTGTCCTGCTagtatcgagaaaaaattcaaaccgaATCTTTACAATGCCAGTTTTCAGTCTGCCATTAACGATTGCAACATGGGCGTTTTGTCGGCTACTGGT GTTAGTCAGAGACATCGCATTTCCGTGTCTGAGAGAAGTCGCGACGAGGATCTTCGCAGACGTAATAATTATGAACGAATCGAGATTATTGATCATTCCCTTCGAGAGCCTGAGAAACGTCCACCGAGTCCTGAACCCGCTCCGATAGCC GCGCCGATTCCGCAGCAGCCTCCTCGTGCGCCATCTACGATGAGTCAAGCTTTGATCGGTGTTCATCGAGTTCCACCGGTTTTTAACGGTGAAAACTTTCCCGCCATTG gTGGTCGTGGATTTCCACGCCAGCAACCGATGCGTCGACCGGAAGGTCCGATCTGGTCTCATCGAG gCAACAAGAACTCGGACTCTGACTAA